One region of Mus musculus strain C57BL/6J chromosome 15, GRCm38.p6 C57BL/6J genomic DNA includes:
- the Tab1 gene encoding TGF-beta-activated kinase 1 and MAP3K7-binding protein 1, which produces MAAQRRSLLQSEQQPSWTDDLPLCHLSGVGSASNRSYSADGKGTESHPPEDNWLKFRSENNCFLYGVFNGYDGNRVTNFVAQRLSAELLLGQLNTEHTEADVRRVLLQAFDVVERSFLESIDDALAEKASLQSQLPEGVPQHQLPPQYQKILERLKALEREISGGAMAVVAVLLNSKLYVANVGTNRALLCKSTVDGLQVTQLNMDHTTENEDELFRLSQLGLDAGKIKQMGVICGQESTRRIGDYKVKYGYTDIDLLSAAKSKPIIAEPEIHGAQPLDGVTGFLVLMSEGLYKALEAAHGPGQANQEIAAMIDTEFAKQTSLDAVAQAVVDRVKRIHSDTFASGGERAKFCPRHEDMTLLVRNFGYPLGEMSQPTPTPAPGGRVYPVSVPYSSAQSTSKTSVTLSLVMPSQGQMVNGSHSASTLDEATPTLTNQSPTLTLQSTNTHTQSSSSSSDGGLFRSRPAHSLPPGEDGRVEPYVDFAEFYRLWSVDHGEQSVMTAP; this is translated from the exons GAGCAGCAGCCAAGCTGGACAGATGACCTGCCACTCTGTCACCTCTCTGGAGTTGGTTCAGCGTCCAACCGCAGCTACTCTGCTGATGGCAAGGGCACTGAGAGCCACCCTCCGGAGGACAACTGGCTTAAGTTCAG AAGTGAAAATAACTGCTTCCTGTACGGGGTCTTCAATGGCTATGATGGCAACCGCGTGACCAACTTTGTGGCGCAGAGGCTTTCTGCAGAGCTCCTGCTGGGCCAGCTCAACACTGAGCACACTGAGGCTGATGTGCGACGGGTCCTGCTGCAG GCCTTTGATGTGGTGGAGAGGAGCTTCCTGGAGTCTATCGATGATGCCTTAGCTGAGAAAGCAAGCCTCCAGTCCCAGCTGCCGGAG GGTGTGCCCCAGCACCAGCTGCCACCTCAGTACCAGAAGATCCTTGAGAGACTCAAGGCACTGGAGAGGGAGATTTCGGGAGGAGCCATGGCTGTCGTGGCAGTCCTTCTCAACAGCAAGCTCTACGTTGCCAATGTCG GTACGAACAGGGCCCTTCTGTGCAAATCTACAGTGGATGGGTTACAGGTTACACAGCTAAACATGGACCACACCACCGAGAACGAGGACGAGCTCTTTCGGCTTTCGCAACTGG GTTTAGACGCAGGGAAGATCAAGCAGATGGGCGTCATCTGTGGACAGGAGAGCACCAGGCGGATTGGGGATTACAAGGTCAAATATGGCTACACCGACATTGACCTGCTCAG CGCTGCCAAGTCCAAACCCATCATCGCAGAGCCGGAAATTCATGGCGCACAGCCTCTGGATGGCGTGACGGGCTTCCTGGTGCTGATGTCAGAGGGGCTGTACAAGGCCCTGGAGGCAGCCCATGGGCCTGGGCAGGCCAACCAG GAGATTGCCGCGATGATTGACACCGAGTTTGCCAAGCAGACCTCCCTGGATGCGGTTGCCCAGGCTGTGGTAGACCGTGTAAAGCGGATCCACAGTGACACCTTTGCCAGTGGTGGGGAGCGTGCCAAGTTCTGCCCACGGCATGAAGACATGACCCTGCTGGTGAGGAACTTTGGCTATCCATTGGGTGAAATGAGCCAGCCTACACCGACCCCTGCCCCAG GGGGCCGTGTGTACCCTGTTTCTGTGCCCTACTCAAGTGCCCAGAGCACCAGCAAGACTAGTGTGACTCTGTCCCTCGTCATGCCTTCTCAGGGCCAGATGGTCAACGGCTCTCACAGTGCCTCCACTCTGGACGAAGCCACTCCCACACTCACTAA CCAGAGCCCCACTCTGACCCTGCAGTCCACCAACACGCACACCCAGAGCAGCAGCTCCAGCTCTGACGGGGGCCTCTTCCGCTCCAGACCGGCTCACTCACTTCCACCCGGAGAGGATGGCCGTGTGGAGCCCTATGTGGACTTTGCTGAGTTCTACCGACTCTGGAGCGTGGACCACGGCGAGCAGAGCGTGATGACGGCACCTTAG
- the Tab1 gene encoding TGF-beta-activated kinase 1 and MAP3K7-binding protein 1 isoform X1, translated as MAVVAVLLNSKLYVANVGTNRALLCKSTVDGLQVTQLNMDHTTENEDELFRLSQLGLDAGKIKQMGVICGQESTRRIGDYKVKYGYTDIDLLSAAKSKPIIAEPEIHGAQPLDGVTGFLVLMSEGLYKALEAAHGPGQANQEIAAMIDTEFAKQTSLDAVAQAVVDRVKRIHSDTFASGGERAKFCPRHEDMTLLVRNFGYPLGEMSQPTPTPAPGGRVYPVSVPYSSAQSTSKTSVTLSLVMPSQGQMVNGSHSASTLDEATPTLTNQSPTLTLQSTNTHTQSSSSSSDGGLFRSRPAHSLPPGEDGRVEPYVDFAEFYRLWSVDHGEQSVMTAP; from the exons ATGGCTGTCGTGGCAGTCCTTCTCAACAGCAAGCTCTACGTTGCCAATGTCG GTACGAACAGGGCCCTTCTGTGCAAATCTACAGTGGATGGGTTACAGGTTACACAGCTAAACATGGACCACACCACCGAGAACGAGGACGAGCTCTTTCGGCTTTCGCAACTGG GTTTAGACGCAGGGAAGATCAAGCAGATGGGCGTCATCTGTGGACAGGAGAGCACCAGGCGGATTGGGGATTACAAGGTCAAATATGGCTACACCGACATTGACCTGCTCAG CGCTGCCAAGTCCAAACCCATCATCGCAGAGCCGGAAATTCATGGCGCACAGCCTCTGGATGGCGTGACGGGCTTCCTGGTGCTGATGTCAGAGGGGCTGTACAAGGCCCTGGAGGCAGCCCATGGGCCTGGGCAGGCCAACCAG GAGATTGCCGCGATGATTGACACCGAGTTTGCCAAGCAGACCTCCCTGGATGCGGTTGCCCAGGCTGTGGTAGACCGTGTAAAGCGGATCCACAGTGACACCTTTGCCAGTGGTGGGGAGCGTGCCAAGTTCTGCCCACGGCATGAAGACATGACCCTGCTGGTGAGGAACTTTGGCTATCCATTGGGTGAAATGAGCCAGCCTACACCGACCCCTGCCCCAG GGGGCCGTGTGTACCCTGTTTCTGTGCCCTACTCAAGTGCCCAGAGCACCAGCAAGACTAGTGTGACTCTGTCCCTCGTCATGCCTTCTCAGGGCCAGATGGTCAACGGCTCTCACAGTGCCTCCACTCTGGACGAAGCCACTCCCACACTCACTAA CCAGAGCCCCACTCTGACCCTGCAGTCCACCAACACGCACACCCAGAGCAGCAGCTCCAGCTCTGACGGGGGCCTCTTCCGCTCCAGACCGGCTCACTCACTTCCACCCGGAGAGGATGGCCGTGTGGAGCCCTATGTGGACTTTGCTGAGTTCTACCGACTCTGGAGCGTGGACCACGGCGAGCAGAGCGTGATGACGGCACCTTAG